Within the Dunckerocampus dactyliophorus isolate RoL2022-P2 chromosome 10, RoL_Ddac_1.1, whole genome shotgun sequence genome, the region gcctgacagaaaatgaaaagtttgagcagattttggcttttatggcctgtggtcttaaacttttgatcagctgataaacagcctatttcagttgaattgttgtttacttttttgtctcactccccctttttgtttttgcatattgtagcgctACTACAATTACTAAtactaattctagcaatttttcagcgGGTCTTAGgactttgatcaggagtgtcatgtgatagatagatagatagatggataaatGGATAGAATAATgttatacacatttttttggattttttttattttacagtggtATCCTTTAAAATCAGACAaaatttgtaaacatttttagtttttatttataggCACCTTTTTGAGCACTCACCTTTTTTGGACACCATGCCAGAGAGAGAGCGAAAAACTGTAGGAATAAgtaaaatacacatacagtacatacaaattCAGTATATTTACATAAACacatgtatatacattttttagtaCATAAACAcatgtatatacatttatatacatgtatatacattttttagtaaataaaaacttaaataaaaccaaaaaaagcaaaattactCCCCCTTACAAGATGGCTGACAGAGTGATACTGGCCTCTAGTGGTCTTTTGTAGGTATTGCTGCATGAATCATTCTTGTAGTGTATCATcagcagtgacgtgcggtgcaCAGCTTGCGCATTAATaggataaaaaaacaaagagaataattcacttttgctAAAAATTTTAGATACTTTGTTATCTGATCACCTTTAGGCAGTCAAattccttcattcattcagcagagcataaaaatatattgcatttgacttgctctccagctgctgtcaaaaaaaaggctggcttttcctctctacggaaagacggcagtgacaagcaccttccagctcagggGGCATGCCTCCCGCATGcaatttctctgtattttagtgtccgattagcaagaataatgtcacacttacattacaGACATTATACAGGTTGTAGAAAGTCAGGGTGTATAATCAATGTTTCTGCAATAAACGATTTGCGACATGTGCACTAAACTGAAAAGAGAGGCTGGCgtggcctcatcttaggtttctgccctgtatttgaccaggaaatctgcaaattcatcAATTTTcacttaagaaaatgtaaaaaaaaaaaaaaaaaaaaaaatgtttggaatcatacagaaaattgGTTGTTCAATAGACAAATGTTATTATGTTGCATCCCAAAGAAAGTTAATCTTTTCAATGGTCACTGAAGTGATGTCTGACATGATTTCACATCATACATAATTCCAAGTGTGACTTTTGAACTCCACATTATACCAAGGGTTGGACTGTCGAATTTTGGCATCAGTGGATATCCTGCACACATGTCAAAGCTGTACAGTGTTgcagttcagtctcatttcctcttctatggttatcatcattgTGTCGtgccacaaaaaaacccaccaccaaaacatcaaaaaaacaCTTGTGGCGTCACAAGATTGTGTGACTTTCGAAGCAAGTGTTTCCGAAAATGAGCTTCAAACTGTGCTTGACATCACCCACAAACGCTCAAGTTTAGTTTGACCTCTGACACAAATTTTTCGTTGAGAATCTGAACGACTTTCGGGGCCATTCCATGTTGgtaggttccactgcatttgaAAGACATATTAGAACCAGAGCAACACAGCACCATCTGGACTAAGTTGCTGTCAAATTAGTGTGGacgcttgttgctaggcaggtTTTCTTGTCTGGAACCACTTCAGTGCCTTCATATACCCTTTAGAAGACTTTTCACATTCCATTGGAAGAACCAGCAAGGCAAGCTgatacatgtacatgttttcCATAGAAGTTTACCTCTGTTCAgatcaatgggcctcattcaccaaACGTTCttatgcacaaatgtgttcttaaagccttcttacaaagatttttggcattcacgaaacgtattcttaactcacagttcttagatctaagaacagattctacgaacgctcaggaggactcttacgcacaagcaaagcttgcactttcccaatgcgcaatcgccctcatgatggattttgcaacatgatcccaaaaaatgtagtgcaaataaaatatcccaacaattatttatcatcaaaacaactaaaatgtactccatcgataaatatatattcaaatccaaattcatcaaaaaaaaaggctggctggacgtgcgctgcacagagagagaatgtaaagggaccatgtagatttatttgctcAAAGCGACGgatatttgatgtcctgcttcaggcttccctctctgttcttgcaggtgtgcaggatcatcagaataacatcgcaatgaaacgtggtgtgtctattgcgcacgcaaaacccccagataacgacatgcgcccccagccacgtcttgagccggagcacggggctgctgtattaattaggcagcgtcttatcaaatgtaaccacagaaaaaataaattgtcacacacaaactatgtattttgactttatttttccatcatgactgtgtaaatattttctagagtttccgaaatggtttggtttctgattgatggcccacctcccgctttctccagatccctccggtgcagtccaatctttttttgagtctattttaagtcaaaacacttctttttaacctctgctgtggcgcgtttctccgtggaaacggcatttatgtttcctgcaatggtgctccatgccgactctttttggatggcctgatgaccggtggatacacgtgaaaataaggtggtcttgtgttcgctcactccttgtaaaagcacctctatttcagtagaattgaagtttttctttcgtttgttgtccagctgctcctcagtcttgcccttgcgcgttgccatctccgcctccagctgcctgttgcgcacggcacattttttaccttgtatgggaaataataggcggtgacctatgcaaactAGGCCTTACATACacgtgcatcgcagttggcattcatcaacctaagaacaccggtgcgaacgattatccctacttaagaacgtgtcgtgaatgtggcgcactttccaacccacgccttcttaagtacacttcttaagaagacttttaagaagatgttcatgaatgaggcccaaaGTTCCCTCTAGGCTGCGCACCCGCTCAATCGCGTACTGCTCCAGCATTCGCAGCGCACAGCACATTTATGGGgcgcacaaaataaaatccaacatgaactgtaaataaaataaacacatgacaatttattctctaccattttgcaatgcaactccgtgagtgacaggcgacaacaagcggtaacaacataaCACAGTGaccaacactgtccagccaatggtaagatttatttttacctccgcagccaatcaattcattaacagtgcGTTACGTAGTATATGCCGCTGTTTTCCAGGTTAGAGTATAGCTAATGGGGCAAATGGGGCTAACACGTGCTAAGGCGAAAGGAAACATCTACATACCAACCCAAAGCGGTTCTTTTGGGCTGGAAGAGGTGAgtctgggtgagattttttctttttagaatgagaaagggctgctaTGAAAAACGTGCTGCAAAGCTAAAGTAGCAAGTGTGGATTGAATTCCATATGTAGCTTAAAGGTGAtcgttgggattttttgacatgaagttgtatgacatccccatcagcagtgtactacagcaacagtgacttagaACGTGGAACGCATACTGTACGTAAAGAAGAAGTAGaagcgagcgtcttcgtcacatacacaagaatggacaggcgacagagcgcagggatacggcgggagacaaatataacgcagagttCCTACATTCCTCCTCACGGAtgtctgaccagaactggacaacgggtgctgttgacaggtccgccccgcccaaaggcagtcacagGCTGGCAGTGTGCAGTCAGCTTCAGAGCcgcaaatgtttcttaatcttccgTAAATCTGGATAAAtgagtgtttgtattttattgttagtcTACTGCTgctctttatttgtaaaatgaagtggattagCTTACAATTCTTTGGGTAAATATAccgtacaggccaaaagtttggacacaccttctcattcaatgtgttttctttattttcatgactatttacgtTGTAGATTCTCCAAACTATGACTGAACAcgtgtggaattatgtacttaacaaaagctgtgaaataactctaaatatgtctcatattttagtcatatattttatgtctttttactcacttttttgtctctcctacgaggttatgcttttttcctacagcatttttacagcatcatatgcaaatgatatgcaaattagacgatgacaGGACAGCCGATAGCTACTTTTCTCACTGAAAAGTTGTCAACAGTGCTACAGTGTGCACATCTGATGgcactcacagaggtccaaggaatgctcggTTCTTTTGTGTCTGTATGCTCAGACATTTGAAAAATTAGGAGGATCATTGATTCAGTCCCTGTATTGTGGAGCAGCAACAATAGCCGAGTCACAAAAGTCCTCTTCttcaagtgtatttttttgtctgttctGCTGTGTTGGTCTCAGACTTCTGTGGCCCACGTGAGGCCGACTCCGGATTTTGCCACCACTGgtcagtgggaggtggagaccGAGGGATGTGACGGTCAGAGAGAGACTCAGGTTTATGACGCCATTATGGTTTGTACGGGACACTTCACCACGCCTCACCTGCCACTCAAAGACTTCCCAGGTAGCCACCTCACACGTCTTCACTCATTCTCAATTCAGCATACGTGCTATAATTATAGCCAAGGCTTCattggaagcaggcaataattggagagGAGCAAAATGTGAAAAGTCAGTACATGTTTTATCTTTAATattgatttggagtgcatgagcaAGCAGAAAGGCAAACATAGCTATCTTTGACCACATTATTACTTATTAGCAAGTACtgcatattgcacaacacagcagcaacaagaCCAATGTTGTGacagcggtaaggagcaaactgctcaggcaGCATTAAAACGGTAGACGAGTTCATTGTCAACAACAGTGCAGCAAGTATAACATGCACCCATTCCACACCCACTGCTGAGcagtaacattttaaagcacctgcagaggtagatacagctgctggatgctgagtACTcttgatacttcaaatgcagctgctgtggaggtgattttttaaaaatgacatcaggttgttgtttgcttttgtagaccaggaatgtccaagctttttccagtgagggccacatactaacaaaatgaaaggatgcaagggcaatggcattatatgtacttttcgaaaataaaaacacttttttgtttctttactttatttgccttttatttaacctacaaatgtgtcagatcattttgcgtGACCCTGTagttttcaagaaaaactgcatctcagctgtgaaaaagcctattattcgtATCCCCCCtttgaattttccaaatattttaacttaaataatcttcatacatttttctcttgttatagtacaattttttttaattttttattatatttttagaatgtgccacaggccaataaaaagacACACTGGACACTTTGAACACCTCTGTTATTAATATTAGACTGTGGGGCTAATTGCATATAGGCTTTTATTGGATCATTTTTGGTAACATCAATGAATATGATTGTAGAGTGTGGAAAAACGCAGGTCTCGTAATGGTGTTGTCAGGCATGATGGTGGTTTGTTTCACTTTGATACATATTTTTCCTTGTTTAATCATTGAATGAAACTAAAGTGGTGTGTGTTGCAAAATGTGTTGTAGCGTGAGTGTTGTGAGTGAGTGTTCGGGGGCTGGAGCCAACCCTCGATCCCTAACCAACAGAGCAGGCGTGGTCAGGGGAGGGGGAGTGGGTTGCGGAATCCGAGCGTGGCGGCCAAGAGGAATGCAGATGTTGAcagagaagaatgcagatttaccttGTACATAAGTTGATATTTAtagagtattttattaaaagaaacttaCTATAGTGTCCCAATagcattttaaaagcccctgaaatgagcaggatagggccCTTCTAGTGGaaatctgttgttgtttttgtttttttatcctgctaattaaaaaaaatcactaaaaCATCAAAGCAATTTGACCATATTTCAGGTATAGAGAGCTTCAAAGGCAAGTACTTGCACAGCTGGGAATACCGTAACACTGACGGTCTACAGGGGAAAAGAGTAGTAGTGATCGGGATCGGGAGCTCTGGAGGCGACATCGCTGTGGATATCAGCAGGGTTGCGGAAAAGGTGCGTTGACGTTTTTTTAAGAGCTGTTATCCAAACGTAATTGTGAAGGAATGGATAACAAGAAGCATGTGTACCTGCAGGTGTACCTGAGCACCAGGAGCGGAGCGTGGGTGGTGAGCCGCGTGGGATCAAGGGGCCTCCCAGTGGACATGCTTGGTACTTCCCGCATGAACGCGACTCTGCAGAGACTCTTTCCTTCTTGGAGCAGCAGGATGGTGGAGAAGAAAGTCAACAGCGTGTTTGATCATGAACTCTATGGACTGAAACCACCACACGGGTATCATCATAACGTCATGTTTCCTTTGCAGAAAGTCTCATGACAAATATTGTGCGGTCACTCTTGTTACTAGGCAGAGTTCATACACACTACACAGTTCCCACAcatcacactgcaaaaactgaaatccgagcaagattaaatatctaaacccaatgttaaaaaaatctgaaactttgaagatgttttttttctaaaatgttctttttatggCGGATTTTTCAGATATTTTCAGTCAGAAACCCCCttaatttactgtatttactgtacaagCCACTGTATGAAAAACAATGTGGATCGGTTGAACTCGATATAAAATCATCTCATCAGTCACATTACCATCAGATTATCCTCCTTTCCTCCTGGCTTGGCAGGATCTTCTCACAAAACGCTGTGGTGAGCGACGACCTGCCAGCTCGCATCATCTCGGGGCGCGTTCAGGTGAAACCCAACGTGAAAGAGTTCCGCGGTTCTGCTTTGGTCTTCGCTGACGGTAGTGCTATAGACCAGGTAAGGCCCTGCAGCAGGATGGGACATGTGTTTCCAAACTCCCAACAAGAAAAACAGACCTCCCTCGTTTGATGTTTCTTCTTTCTGCTCTCCAGGTGGACGTGGTGGTGTTTGCCACGGGCTACAACTACAGCTTTCCCTTCCTGCCTCCAGCCTTGCAGGAGAAGTCGGGTTATCGTCTTTGTCTCTACAAGCACGTCTTCCCGGCCAGACTCTCCAAACCCACGCTGGCCGTGGTGGGCTTTGTCCATGGCCTCGGATCTCTCACACCCCTGGCTGAGATGCAGGCCCGCTGGGCGACCAGAGTGTTTAAAGGTTAATACACACACTACCTTGCACCTTTTCGACATAGAAATAGACTATATAGACCACACGAGCCCCTACAGTGGAAGCTCTAAGGGTGGGCACAAGAAATCatattttcccataggaaataatggaagcGGTATCAATCTGTTCCGGGGTCAAACTGTTAACATCTTAACTgtccatacaagtgtaaaaagaagctaaccactgtaATAATTAAAACCacagaacattaaaaaacaacatgttCTTCACAATTATTGTCCAAATTGTACTCAGCAACCACGACAGAGACACGTGTGAATCGTTTTCACAGTTCCTTTTACTGtcctatggttatcatcatatTCATCCTATTTGCCATTACTGccgtataaaatgtaaaatattaaaaacaagtctaagacattactagcacagctttgttctgtgggtcgtggataataacaagccttgtagtgctgtacaacttttatccgcagtcccacagtgccctctactggtcaacatttttaaaaaatcccttttttttcttttttttccctctactggtcaacattcaaactggacaccaacctgtctatagaggccacctgtctatagcggccacttttgcagactccctctagtggccgctatagacaagtttgactgtattttaaaatgtcatataatatgttttaacactgaatacaactaaacatgtgcatttttaagcaagatcaacaattttagaatataataagtctgaatttattctttttaataacgttgttatacTAAAgcctaaccaataataaataaaatacttcttaccattaaaatgacatttggtGCTGCATAGTTTTGCACAGTACTCctcatcttcttcgtcaaaagggtttgtTCTgcagaaggacagctggcattggctggTGCCACCCACACTGAGGTAGATAATGGATAGATAGATTCAAATGTATGcgtatgttatatattttgaaagttatttttaacactgtaatgttttacttcaCAATGTCAGcaagatttttttaataaatacattttattgtgttgaGAAATCAAAGAAGCCACATGTGGCTCGTGAgtcataggttccctacccctggtatAAGCTGTCTCAACGAAACATTCACATAATGACTTTGTGTTATATTCATATATctcaataatacatttattatattttcaaaatatgccacgggccaataaaaaacgagccCCTGACCAAAAatggcctcactttggacacccctgctttagctgCTCGCTGAGCTGAAGGCTCACGTGTGGGCCTTCAAGTTTTGGTTTTTCTGATGTCCGTTTCTGCTTCAGTGGTTATCacattttcatttgtcatttcttttGTCCAGGTTTATTAAAATTACCCCCCCAGGAGACCATGCTAGATGAAATAGCAACGGAAACGGAAACCATGCATAACAGGTACAGAAAAGAAGgtctattttcatttattagaGGCACTGTAGAGCTTCAAAGCAAGTTTGATGTCTTTGTGGGTCATcggtagtgtagtggttcacatggAGCTTTCATAGGATTAGTTTGAGGAAGTTTGTAGAAGATGGATGCTAAAGGCATTGGTCTCTTTTACTGCCTAGGTACGCCTGCTCTGAACGCACCCCCATTCAGGTGGACTACATCCCCTACCTGGACTCTGTAGCGGATAAAATCGGGGTTCGACCGAGCATCGCAGGCCTCCTGCTGAAAGATCCCAGACTAGCACTGCAGGTGTTGTTGGGGCCATGTACGTCCTATCAGTACCGACTGACTGGGCCGGGCCAGTGGGCCGGAGCTCGTCAGGCCATCTTCGCTCAGTGGGATCGAGTAGTCCGTCCCTTCAAGACCAGAGTGGTACCTAAAGCCGGCAGGA harbors:
- the LOC129189118 gene encoding flavin-containing monooxygenase 5-like codes for the protein MVKKVAVIGAGISGLTSIKACLDEGLEPTCFESSHDIGGLWRFKEEPEPERANIYFSVVLNSSKERMAFSDFPPPAELPNNMHHSEVMLYLRLYAQTFRLLQHIRFQTSVAHVRPTPDFATTGQWEVETEGCDGQRETQVYDAIMVCTGHFTTPHLPLKDFPGIESFKGKYLHSWEYRNTDGLQGKRVVVIGIGSSGGDIAVDISRVAEKVYLSTRSGAWVVSRVGSRGLPVDMLGTSRMNATLQRLFPSWSSRMVEKKVNSVFDHELYGLKPPHGIFSQNAVVSDDLPARIISGRVQVKPNVKEFRGSALVFADGSAIDQVDVVVFATGYNYSFPFLPPALQEKSGYRLCLYKHVFPARLSKPTLAVVGFVHGLGSLTPLAEMQARWATRVFKGLLKLPPQETMLDEIATETETMHNRYACSERTPIQVDYIPYLDSVADKIGVRPSIAGLLLKDPRLALQVLLGPCTSYQYRLTGPGQWAGARQAIFAQWDRVVRPFKTRVVPKAGRTRVVPKARSSSKLSMVLFSGAALLCCCLYNK